One Campylobacter lari DNA segment encodes these proteins:
- the murI gene encoding glutamate racemase: MRLGVFDSGVGGLSVLKSLLQAKLFKEYIYYGDTARVPYGVKDKETIIKFSLEALEFFKEKKVDMLIIACNTVSAHALEILKANAPFPVLGVIEAGVLAVKNSLEDKNSNILVIATQATVDSHAYKQALIKEGFLKVEEKATGLFVPMVEEGIFQGDFLKAAFEYYFNKLKFHPNALILACTHFPLIAHSLEEYFGKNTKLIHSGEAIALQLQQEFNLTSIHEEANIEFYASSDVEKLKKIANLWL, from the coding sequence ATGAGACTAGGCGTTTTTGATAGTGGTGTAGGTGGGCTTAGTGTTTTAAAATCTTTACTCCAAGCAAAACTTTTTAAAGAATATATCTACTATGGGGATACTGCAAGAGTGCCTTATGGGGTTAAAGATAAAGAAACCATCATTAAATTTTCCCTAGAAGCTTTAGAATTTTTCAAAGAAAAAAAAGTCGATATGCTTATTATTGCATGCAATACTGTTAGTGCGCATGCTTTAGAAATTCTAAAAGCAAATGCACCATTTCCAGTTCTTGGGGTTATAGAAGCAGGGGTTTTAGCGGTTAAAAACTCTTTAGAAGATAAAAACTCCAATATATTAGTCATTGCAACACAAGCTACTGTGGATTCTCACGCTTATAAGCAAGCTTTAATTAAAGAAGGTTTTTTAAAAGTGGAAGAAAAAGCAACTGGGCTTTTTGTACCTATGGTAGAAGAAGGGATTTTTCAAGGAGATTTTTTAAAGGCTGCTTTTGAGTATTATTTTAATAAACTCAAATTTCATCCTAATGCTCTGATTTTAGCATGTACGCATTTTCCTTTGATCGCTCATTCTTTGGAAGAGTATTTTGGTAAAAATACAAAACTTATTCATTCGGGTGAAGCTATAGCTTTGCAATTACAGCAAGAATTTAACTTAACATCAATTCATGAAGAAGCTAATATCGAATTTTACGCTTCAAGTGATGTAGAAAAACTAAAAAAAATTGCAAATTTATGGCTTTAA